GAATATAAATCACTAACGGCTTTCACACTTTCTACTTCGCCGAACACTTTGCCGGCTTCGCAGTTCGAGCCAACTTCTGGAAGTTCAATGTAAACCAGATCGGTTAATTGATTGACGGCAAAATCGGTGATCCCCACGGTTGCCGTCTCGCCATCAACGTTGACCCATTCGTGAGTTTTGGTGAATTTTAAGTTGCCCTGATCCATGTTTGCAAAACCCTCTGTTCTATTTCTTTGCTCAAAGGTCGTGAACAGCTTCTACCTTGAGAAAAGATGTCAAAAAATCCCTGATTCCTCTTGGTTGACGATACAGAGATTTGTTCGGTTTGAAAAGGAATCGGTGAGGGAAATTCCATGACTACCGCGGTATATCTTATCGATCCCGCTCCAGGGCGCAGTTGCAGTAGGGCCGGGTAGGGGAGTCGTGGTAGAGAGGGCGCTCGCTGGTTTCTTGGCGACAAAGAGAAGGGAAGATCCGTTTAGACTCACAGGCGGTGACGTAACCTAGTGAGGTGGCATGTTTTCTTCTTCGACTTTGTTCAATTTTTCCAGTCGGCGGGCGTGTCTGCCACCTTCAAACTCTTCTTTCAGCCAGATTTCAATCATCCGATTGACGAGTCGATCGCCGAGCAGGTCCGCAGACAGGCAGAGCACATTCGAATTATTATGCAGGCGGCTCATTTGTGCGGTGATATCGTCATGGCAGGGAGTTGCTCGCACGCCGGGGAACTTGTTGGCGACAATACACATTCCCATTCCGGTACCACAAATCAGAATACCGCGGTCGATGGATTTATCAGTGATGGCTTTCGCCACTTTGATTGCATAGTCCGGGTAATCCACACTTTCTCCGTCTTCAGGACCGTAATCAAACGCTTCATGTCCCAATTGTTTTAAAAGTGTGAGGATTTTGACCTTGGTTGCAAACCCTCGGTGATCACTGGCAACTGCAATTTTCATCGAAACTCTTTTGTATAGATAGTTAGATCGAAATTGGAATCTAAAGACTTTGAGCCCTGTGCTC
This window of the Gimesia fumaroli genome carries:
- the gcvH gene encoding glycine cleavage system protein GcvH — encoded protein: MDQGNLKFTKTHEWVNVDGETATVGITDFAVNQLTDLVYIELPEVGSNCEAGKVFGEVESVKAVSDLYSPVSGEIAEVNAALVDDQAPLSDDPFGAGWITKVKMSNPSELDQFMNADEYQKFCESEAH
- the rpiB gene encoding ribose 5-phosphate isomerase B; the protein is MKIAVASDHRGFATKVKILTLLKQLGHEAFDYGPEDGESVDYPDYAIKVAKAITDKSIDRGILICGTGMGMCIVANKFPGVRATPCHDDITAQMSRLHNNSNVLCLSADLLGDRLVNRMIEIWLKEEFEGGRHARRLEKLNKVEEENMPPH